Proteins encoded together in one Chitinophaga sp. LS1 window:
- a CDS encoding RagB/SusD family nutrient uptake outer membrane protein: MNSIYRLAIYLNIIGLLLTISFTNCNKFVEVDTPVSYTSGDDAYQTNANAIAVLNGIYASMSSKTIPNGGSINSFMSFYPGLSADEFTLYSGVTNQNYIAFYHNELLNSSGPNVWTTCYPYIFQLNSAIEGISASKGLSKAVKDELLGEAKFLRAFNYFYLVNLYGPVPLAITSDYKINMLLSRSDTSKVYQQIVADLQDASGLLNSNFVGKDAISVSTERTVPNKWAAKALLARVFLYRKDYGNAVVLSTEVINNTSLFSLTDLTDVFLKNSKEAIWQIQPVNLGWNTEDGKLFVIPRTGPSDNNPVYLSYQLLNSIENNDLRFTNWIDTITVGGILYRYPFKYKNATLNNSVTEYQMMLRLAEQYLIRSEANAQLNNFSASISDLNIIRNRAGLPNYEGTNSQQILLDSIMHERQVELFTEMGHRWMDLKRTGAVNNVMSDIAVNKGGVWSSNDQYYPISTLELQYGPNLVQNEGY, encoded by the coding sequence ATGAACTCAATATACCGTTTGGCGATTTACTTAAATATAATCGGCCTTCTCCTAACGATCTCATTTACAAATTGCAATAAATTTGTTGAGGTAGATACTCCTGTAAGCTACACGTCAGGAGATGATGCTTATCAGACCAATGCAAATGCTATTGCTGTTTTAAATGGTATATATGCTAGTATGAGCTCTAAAACGATTCCAAATGGGGGATCTATTAATAGTTTTATGTCCTTTTATCCAGGTTTATCTGCTGATGAGTTCACCTTATATAGTGGCGTTACTAATCAGAATTACATTGCCTTTTATCACAATGAATTATTAAATTCAAGTGGTCCTAATGTCTGGACTACTTGCTATCCTTATATATTTCAATTAAATTCTGCTATAGAAGGCATATCTGCATCTAAGGGACTAAGTAAAGCTGTTAAGGATGAATTATTGGGAGAAGCAAAATTTCTGCGAGCATTTAATTATTTCTATCTTGTTAACTTATATGGACCAGTGCCACTTGCAATTACAAGTGATTATAAAATAAATATGTTACTGTCTAGATCAGATACTAGCAAAGTTTATCAACAAATAGTGGCTGATTTACAGGATGCATCTGGTCTTCTTAATTCCAATTTCGTTGGTAAAGATGCTATTAGCGTTAGTACAGAACGTACTGTTCCTAATAAATGGGCAGCAAAGGCATTACTAGCGAGGGTTTTCTTATATAGGAAGGATTATGGTAATGCTGTTGTATTGTCAACTGAAGTCATAAATAATACTTCCCTATTTAGTTTAACAGATTTAACGGATGTTTTTTTGAAAAATAGCAAAGAGGCAATTTGGCAAATTCAACCGGTAAACCTTGGATGGAACACTGAAGATGGCAAATTGTTTGTTATCCCAAGGACCGGGCCGAGTGATAACAATCCGGTTTATTTGAGTTATCAATTATTGAATAGTATTGAAAATAATGATTTACGTTTTACGAATTGGATTGATACTATTACAGTCGGGGGTATACTTTATCGCTATCCATTTAAGTATAAGAATGCAACATTGAATAATTCTGTGACAGAATATCAAATGATGCTTAGATTAGCTGAGCAGTATTTGATTAGGTCTGAAGCAAATGCGCAGTTAAATAATTTTTCTGCATCGATAAGTGATTTAAATATCATCAGAAATAGAGCTGGCCTTCCAAACTATGAAGGTACAAATAGTCAACAAATATTACTGGATAGCATAATGCACGAAAGACAGGTTGAGTTGTTTACGGAGATGGGACATCGTTGGATGGATTTGAAGCGAACTGGTGCTGTTAATAATGTAATGAGTGACATCGCGGTTAATAAAGGAGGGGTTTGGAGTAGTAATGATCAATATTATCCAATATCTACTCTCGAATTGCAGTATGGTCCCAATTTAGTACAAAATGAAGGGTACTAA